A stretch of the Salminus brasiliensis chromosome 19, fSalBra1.hap2, whole genome shotgun sequence genome encodes the following:
- the smpd3 gene encoding sphingomyelin phosphodiesterase 3: MVLHTSPYPSAFLSFLSSLSWALVFPCYWMLDRLLASCVATSLEKRRRSQDPCSFLALGVLISTPLYLVLLLASLPFALLGFLLWAPLQASRHPYIYSYRKPDAHRAEQGPSTTTGSSEWRPQGRSFCFGSANVCLLPDSLARFNNLADTQRRAREVGKRIRNGASRPQIKIYIDSPTNTSISAASFCSLATQGFRRTSSLDHRPEPTTGSDGDSEPVSECPVHPSGGSSSDCPIHNGQNSSDCPIHSSSGGTNSVCPVHNSQNTAECPLHSSLEESSSDCPVHQSGDLQGSGECPVHSTTAVPSSDDCPVHPSSVQISITSPEPETAETRNHRPSEGDTGSLHSRTASRESLTRFHGATDGGGISSNNTLSQHRASVFKRPTGRKRRHGDDGFDHEISAFFPANLDFLCLQEVFDRRASERLCRQLHRYFPYVLSDVGRYGWKGCCSRFKFLNSGLLLASRYPILDAHYECYPNGRAEDALASKGALYAKVQVGTSHQEQRVVGYITCTHLHAIEGDASVRCEQLDLLLEWGAEFRRATSVPTGEEKALEDQVAFDVILGDFNFDNCSSEDKLEQQHAIFTQYRDPCRLGPGEDKPWALGTYLDTSGLYDEEVSSPESLQKVMENEEGRKEYLVFPASKNQCPNQKGRKIPLKGNGRRIDYILYKEEGLQPDWKVDIEEFSFITQLAGLTDHLSVAARLAVSTGEEES, from the exons ATGGTCCTGCACACCTCCCCCTACCCGAGTGCCTTCCTCAGCTTCCTCAGCagcctgtcctgggccttggtGTTCCCCTGCTATTGGATGCTGGACAGGCTCCTGGCCTCCTGTGTTGCCACCTCGCTGGAAAAGCGGAGGCGTTCGCAGGACCCTTGCTCTTTCCTGGCTCTGGGGGTGCTGATCTCTACACCGCTATACCTGGTACTGCTGCTGGCCTCGTTACCCTTCGCCTTGCTAGGCTTTCTGCTTTGGGCACCCTTGCAGGCCTCCAGGCACCCATACATCTATTCATACCGCAAACCAGACGCCCACCGGGCCGAACAGGGGCCGTCCACTACTACAGGGTCCAGCGAATGGCGCCCTCAAGGCCGCAGCTTCTGCTTTGGCAGTGCCAACGTGTGCCTGCTGCCAGACTCTCTGGCTCGGTTCAATAACCTGGCGGATACGCAGCGCAGGGCACGGGAGGTGGGCAAGCGGATCCGCAACGGAGCCAGTCGCCCACAGATCAAGATCTACATCGATTCGCCCACCAACACCTCGATCAGCGCCGCATCCTTCTGCAGCCTGGCCACACAAGGCTTCCGACGTACATCCTCGCTAGACCACCGCCCAGAGCCGACGACTGGCAGCGACGGGGACAGTGAGCCTGTGTCCGAGTGTCCTGTGCATCCTTCCGGAGGATCGAGCTCAGACTGCCCAATCCATAATGGCCAGAATAGTTCCGACTGTCCCATCCATTCTTCTTCAGGAGGGACAAACTCAGTCTGCCCGGTCCATAACAGCCAGAACACTGCCGAGTGTCCCCTGCACTCCAGCCTCGAGGAATCATCTTCGGACTGCCCGGTTCACCAGTCTGGAGACCTTCAAGGATCCGGAGAATGTCCGGTCCATTCCACGACAGCGGTTCCGAGCTCAGACGACTGTCCAGTGCATCCTTCCTCAGTGCAGATCAGCATCACCTCCCCTGAACCGGAGACAGCCGAGACCAGAAACCATCGCCCCAGCGAAGGAGACACTGGAAGCCTTCACAGTCGCACTGCCTCCCGAGAATCCTTGACCCGTTTCCATGGCGCAACAGATGGTGGTGGCATCTCTTCCAACAACACGCTCTCGCAGCACCGCGCATCTGTCTTCAAGCGGCCCACGGGTCGCAAGCGCCGCCACGGAGACGACGGCTTCGACCATGAAATCTCTGCCTTCTTCCCTGCCAACCTGGACTTCCTTTGCCTGCAGGAAGTGTTTGATCGGAGGGCGTCGGAGCGGCTCTGCCGGCAGCTGCACCGCTACTTCCCTTACGTGCTCAGCGACGTGGGCCGCTACGGCTGGAAGGGCTGCTGCTCGCGGTTCAAGTTCCTCAACAGCGGCTTGCTCCTGGCCAGCCGCTACCCCATCCTAGATGCACACTATGAATGCTATCCCAATGGCCGTGCAGAGGACGCCCTCGCATCCAAGGGAGCTCTATACGCCAAG gtaCAGGTGGGCACCTCTCATCAGGAACAGAGGGTAGTGGGATACATCACCTGCACTCACCTGCACGCTATAGAGG gtgatGCGTCCGTGCGCTGTGAGCAGTTGGACCTGCTGTTGGAGTGGGGTGCTGAGTTCAGGAGGGCTACATCTGTCCCCACAGGTGAAGAGAAAGCTCTGGAGGATCAGGTGGCCTTTGACGTCATCCTTGGAGACTTTAACTTTGATAACTGCTCCTCTG aGGATAAGTTGGAGCAGCAGCACGCTATTTTTACGCAGTACAGAGATCCGTGTCGTCTGGGGCCCGGAGAGGACAAGCCCTGGGCTCTGG GTACCTATTTGGACACAAGTGGTCTGTATGATGAAGAAGTCAGCTCTCCAGAGAGTCTTCAGAA GGTAATGGAGAATGAGGAAGGGAGAAAAGAGTACTTGGTGTTCCCAGCGAGCAAGAACCAGTGTCCCAACCAGAAAGGGCGCAAGATCCCGCTGAAAGGGAACGGCCGCAGGATCGACTACATCCTCTACAAAGAGGAAGGCCTGCAGCCAGACTGGAAAGTG GACATCGAGGAGTTCAGCTTCATCACCCAGCTGGCTGGCCTGACCGACCACCTCTCTGTGGCTGCGAGGCTGGCCGTCTCTACAGGAGAAGAGGAGTCTTAA